From Anopheles arabiensis isolate DONGOLA chromosome 3, AaraD3, whole genome shotgun sequence, a single genomic window includes:
- the LOC120904723 gene encoding exocyst complex component 3, with product MDLEQIHQEARQAALNEVKNMFQRSNQMEKVDQYRRRIYRKNLSMDAQLKSCMQNQTDDVKIGVKKLQTALDQIQEIGDRMKNAFAMLTDVPAVYDTLESVRDENAKHSQYMTAMENLKHIFTVQSSVDKAMQWIEEDKLLHAHQCLSDLENSRDDLLYELHKLPKQNAHDKITLKRYFEKVETVSVTLEKKIRLVLQRTLNTVRKEPTVIVTALRIIEREEKADAFALQQQKNTGFIAPGRPKRWRQKALDVLNEAVVQRIEGSKLEERSDNKMWLVRDLELTRQFLLEDLRVVKSLCVPCFPPHYNILNEYVKMYHNAMSKYLEELIQTGLEGNEYVTILSWIMNTYPGRELMQHPDLLIDLSDVGPLVSKQRLHEMETAYLRTMERNYQEWMTKTLETEKADWINGVEMETSDQYYHTSAPMIIYQMIDQNLQVTNTTHSDLTFNALILSIQQMTKYGHIYRTAVIEYKERHFRDRSQAPFFTQHIITIVNNCQQMIEIAQQLKQLYWPKSKTQHYEEFEKLVKTYQTLRDETGLVLLEEAFLDLEGHFNELFTAKWTTSSVSVDTICVTLEDYFQDYNHLRTANFEYVIGEAQKMVAKRYIRAMLSKRLNKNRAECEVLAKKIAKESKQIKVFFEKVAPNVAKGDSPIDVISNLAGLLNCDAEMLVLDLHSVLSSYPSITEDHLVRLFYLRNDFKSSELKEKVQDALVSRKSTISHDKQDAIFKEIVFSDKLW from the exons ATGGATCTCGAACAGATTCATCAGGAAGCGCGCCAGGCGGCCCTGAACGAGGTGAAGAACATGTTTCAGCGCTCCAACCAGATGGAGAAGGTGGACCAGTATCGACGGCGCATCTATCGCAAGAACCTGTCCATGGACGCACAGCTCAAATCGTGCATGCAGAACCAAACGGACGATGTGAAGATAGGCGTAAAGAAGCTGCAGACCGCCCTGGATCAGATACAGGAGATCGGCGACCGGATGAAGAACGCGTTCGCGATGCTCACCGACGTGCCGGCCGTGTACGATACGCTCGAGAGCGTGCGGGACGAAAATGCCAAACATTCCCAGTACATGACGGCGATGGAAAACCTGAAGCACATCTTCACCGTCCAGTCCAGCGTGGACAAGGCGATGCAGTGGATCGAGGAGGATAAGCTGCTGCACGCCCACCAGTGTCTGTCCGATCTGGAGAACTCGCGCGACGATCTGCTGTACGAGCTGCACAAGCTGCCGAAACAGAACGCCCACGATAAGATTACGCTCAAGCGGTACTTCGAAAAGGTGGAGACGGTTTCGGTGACGCTGGAGAAGAAAATACGGCTCGTGCTGCAGCGTACGCTCAACACGGTGCGCAAGGAGCCGACCGTGATCGTTACGGCGCTGCGCATAATCGAGCGCGAGGAGAAGGCCGATGCGTtcgcgctgcagcagcagaaaaataCGGGCTTCATAGCGCCCGGGCGACCGAAACGCTGGCGCCAAAAGGCACTGGATGTGCTGAACGAGGCGGTGGTGCAGCGCATCGAAGGATCGAAGCTGGAGGAACGGTCCGACAACAAGATGTGGCTGGTGCGGGATCTCGAACTGACCAGGCAGTTCCTGCTGGAGGATTTGCGCGTGGTAAAGTCGCTTTGCGTGCCTTGCTTTCCTCCACACTACAACATACTGAACGAGTACGTGAAAATGTACCACAACGCAATGTCCAAATAT CTCGAAGAACTCATACAAACAGGGCTGGAGGGTAACGAGTACGTGACGATACTGTCCTGGATTATGAACACCTATCCCGGCCGGGAGTTGATGCAACATCCCGACCTCCTGATTGACCTGTCCGACGTTGGGCCGCTGGTAAGCAAGCAGCGCCTGCACGAGATGGAAACGGCCTACCTGCGCACGATGGAACGAAACTACCAGGAGTGGATGACCAAGACGCTGGAAACGGAGAAGGCGGACTGGATCAACGGTGTCGAGATGGAAACGAGCGACCAGTACTACCACACGTCCGCCCCGATGATCATCTACCAGATGATTGATCAAAATCTGCAGGTCACCAACACGACCCACTCGGACCTGACGTTCAACGCGCTCATACTAAGCATCCAGCAGATGACCAAGTACGGTCACATCTACCGCACCGCCGTGATCGAGTACAAGGAGCGCCATTTCCGGGACCGCAGCCAAGCGCCCTTCTTCACCCAGCACATCATCACGATCGTGAACAACTGTCAGCAGATGATTGAAATTGCCCAGCAGCTGAAGCAACTCTACTGGCCGAAATCGAAAACGCAACACTACGAAGAGTTTGAGAAGCTCGTCAAAACGTACCAAACGCTGCGGGACGAAACGGGTCTTGTGCTGCTAGAGGAAGCGTTCCTCGATCTGGAAGGACACTTCAACGAGCTGTTCACCGCCAAGTGGACCACCTCGTCCGTGTCGGTCGACACGATCTGCGTCACGCTGGAGGACTACTTCCAGGACTACAACCATTTGCGCACCGCCAACTTTGAGTACGTGATCGGCGAGGCGCAGAAAATGGTCGCCAAGCGATACATCCGGGCGATGCTTTCGAAGCGGCTGAACAAAAACCGGGCCGAGTGTGAGGTGCTGGCGAAGAAAATCGCCAAGGAGTCGAAGCAGATCAAGGTGTTCTTCGAAAAGGTGGCCCCGAACGTGGCGAAGGGTGACTCACCGATTGATGTTATTTCCAATCTGGCCGGGCTGTTGAACTGTGACGCGGAGATGCTGGTGCTCGATCTGCACTCGGTGCTGTCGTCGTACCCGTCGATTACGGAGGACCATCTGGTGCGGTTGTTCTATCTGCGGAATGATTTTAAGAGCAGCGAGCTGAAGGAGAAGGTGCAGGATGCGCTGGTTTCGCGCAAGTCGACCATCAGCCACGACAAGCAGGACGCAATTTTCAAGGAGATTGTGTTTTCCGATAAGCTGTGGTAG
- the LOC120902789 gene encoding glia maturation factor gamma → MTEAQICDISPEAKEEISKFRFRRNATNTALILKIDREKQLVTVDELLDDVAIEELQEQLPSHQPRYIIYSYKMVHDDSRISYPMCFIFYTPRDSQMELCMLYAKTRMALQREADLTRYYEIRELDDMTEDWLREKLR, encoded by the exons ATG ACCGAAGCGCAGATCTGTGATATTAGCCCCGAGGCAAAGGAGGAGATCAGCAAGTTTCGCTTCCGACGCAACGCAACCAATACGGCATTGATTC TGAAAATCGACCGCGAGAAGCAGCTGGTTACCGTGGACGAGCTGCTGGATGACGTAGCGATCGAGGAGCTGCAGGAACAGCTGCCCAGCCACCAGCCGCGCTACATCATCTACAGCTACAAGATGGTGCACGACGATTCACGGATATCTTACCCAATGTGCTTCATTTTCTACACGCCGCGCGACAGCCAGATGGAGCTGTGCATGCTGTACGCGAAAACGCGCATGGCGCTGCAGCGCGAGGCCGACCTGACGCGCTACTACGAAATCCGCGAGCTGGACGATATGACCGAGGACTGGCTGCGGGAGAAGCTTCGATAA
- the LOC120902788 gene encoding probable ATP-dependent DNA helicase HFM1, giving the protein MAQLASPKTHQSPTEQAQPSKQPVETLTLNDLDPSIRDAFPKLKAFNNVQRAVANTVLQTDNSIVVNAPTGSGKTVILELAMLKLSTQAKDAPYRIVYLAPTRSLCAEKFQDWKGRFAPHGLSCIQFDGDNLVEDVAQLSHHRLILSTPEKWEVFTRHWDDQSVACVLRPIRLCLIDEIQIMNDSDRGANLELVISRMKYIDSRLRRVDAPGGEMLQSIRFIAVSACIPNVDDFARWLASDGRAVVPYTFDETNRTTRIERHVLSFPSASNPYKFELNLNYKLPAIIEQYSAHKPTLVFCTSRRSVESTAKFLANRSPVKRAGPPADSALAELAGNLANRTLQECVAKGVAYHHAGLLHNDRNQIEAHFRAGHLAVLCCTSTLCMGVNLPAYLVVVKSTCNHTGKEYTDNYVLQMVGRAGRAEFSEDGVAVILTTDGNASRYQRVVTETAPIESQLRRKLPELLNSEIAHGIIYDQPAVMEWIRSTFFYVRAQTNPAHYQLAGGRLLDKQIEKLCCDTVESLEANELIVRQRPNAIVPSACGRLMARNQLSFPTLQLLQQGLKGRETLDEMLVLITRAHEFGEFTCRQGEKKILNTLNGPTISASFCDGGDDVTGGVRFRWPRRICTTGTKVYCLVQAVFGNLPINDHGLHQEAAKMVTVGGRIARFVIGILTAKRDHPLEGGCFRALVSAATLLQCFQTKLWEDSPYVAKQLGQIGPRLARHLAERGKGTFAAIRHSDPREIECIVKKPPPVGNDIVNFVSGLPEFTIKLCKVEGAASGQPSFTCTVAQNNTHYDPEIAVSFCMLVGDSSNRVLLHVDNCTVESIPVMGCTWPLPVKDGSGTPIESLSAHLICHEWCGLDCSHTLWLVERPPSVVKHRQTAITNFFPNTSLNESAIGGEKIALPSALELSRLRWNETNAHEVSVDLPNKLPLPGAASRMPLNTSRWNESCDESVAFRTSVGNTTLISNNSTKLADTSNDISAMLDSRVLQKPLRSILKPFSTVPPRKPHAFAPLNISHSSLMGNSKQKHFQNAAKRIVTPVAIRPDELEYIFQPDRCTLNFTLCSPVDDIVDCLQRYTIFRADCCTPPDVLVEVQVEPAIRAEEPKRKNFDLGKAADVFVSDEE; this is encoded by the coding sequence ATGGCGCAACTAGCTtcaccaaaaacacaccaaagtCCCACCGAACAGGCACAACCTTCAAAGCAACCGGTAGAAACGCTCACACTGAACGATCTCGATCCGTCGATACGGGACGCGTTTCCAAAACTAAAAGCATTCAACAATGTGCAGCGCGCCGTCGCCAATACCGTCCTGCAAACAGACAATTCAATAGTGGTCAACGCTCCCACCGGCTCAGGCAAAACGGTGATCCTCGAGCTCGCAATGCTGAAACTCTCCACACAGGCAAAGGACGCCCCATATCGTATCGTTTACCTCGCACCAACACGATCACTGTGTGCGGAAAAGTTTCAAGACTGGAAGGGGCGCTTCGCACCGCACGGGCTCAGCTGCATCCAGTTCGATGGGGACAATCTGGTCGAGGATGTGGCCCAGCTCAGCCACCATCGGCTCATCCTGAGCACGCCGGAAAAGTGGGAAGTGTTTACGCGCCACTGGGACGACCAGAGCGTGGCCTGCGTGCTGCGACCGATCCGGCTGTGCCTGATTGACGAGATTCAAATCATGAACGATAGCGATCGGGGCGCCAACCTGGAGCTCGTCATCTCACGCATGAAGTATATCGATTCGAGGCTGCGGAGAGTGGACGCGCCCGGTGGAGAGATGCTGCAGTCGATTCGGTTCATTGCCGTATCCGCCTGCATTCCCAATGTGGATGATTTTGCCCGTTGGCTTGCGAGTGATGGAAGAGCTGTGGTTCCGTACACGTTCGACGAGACGAACCGCACGACCCGGATCGAACGGCACGTGCTCTCCTTCCCGAGCGCTTCGAATCCGTACAAGTTCGAGCTGAACCTCAACTACAAGCTGCCGGCAATCATCGAGCAATACTCGGCCCACAAACCGACGCTCGTCTTCTGTACTTCGCGCAGGAGCGTCGAGTCAACGGCTAAATTTCTTGCCAACCGATCACCGGTGAAACGGGCTGGTCCACCCGCCGACTCGGCACTGGCCGAGCTGGCCGGCAATTTGGCCAACCGTACGCTGCAGGAGTGTGTGGCGAAGGGTGTCGCCTACCATCATGCCGGTTTGCTGCACAACGATCGCAATCAGATCGAAGCGCACTTCCGGGCCGGCCATCTGGCGGTCCTGTGCTGTACCAGCACCCTCTGCATGGGCGTCAACCTGCCCGCCTACCTGGTCGTGGTCAAGTCCACGTGCAACCACACCGGCAAAGAGTACACCGACAACTACGTGCTGCAGATGGTTGGCCGGGCAGGGCGGGCCGAATTCAGCGAGGACGGTGTCGCCGTCATACTAACCACCGATGGGAATGCGTCCCGCTACCAGCGGGTCGTCACCGAGACGGCCCCCATCGAGTCGCAGCTCCGCCGCAAGCTGCCGGAACTGCTCAACTCGGAGATAGCGCACGGCATCATCTACGACCAGCCGGCCGTGATGGAGTGGATCCGGTCGACGTTTTTCTACGTACGCGCGCAGACGAACCCCGCGCACTACCAACTGGCCGGTGGGCGGCTCCTGGACAAGCAGATCGAGAAGCTGTGCTGCGACACGGTCGAATCACTCGAAGCGAACGAACTGATCGTGAGGCAGCGCCCGAATGCGATCGTTCCGTCCGCTTGTGGCCGGCTGATGGCCCGCAATCAGCTCTCCTTCCCCACGCTGCAGCTGCTCCAGCAGGGCCTTAAAGGGCGGGAAACGCTGGACGAAATGCTCGTCCTGATCACGCGTGCCCACGAGTTCGGAGAGTTTACCTGCCGGCAGGGGGAGAAAAAGATCCTCAACACGCTGAATGGACCCACCATTTCGGCGTCGTTCTGTGACGGAGGGGACGATGTGACCGGTGGCGTACGGTTCCGCTGGCCAAGGCGCATCTGTACGACGGGCACAAAGGTGTACTGTCTGGTGCAGGCTGTGTTCGGTAATTTGCCCATCAACGATCACGGGCTGCATCAGGAGGCGGCCAAGATGGTAACCGTCGGTGGCCGCATTGCGCGGTTCGTGATCGGCATACTAACCGCCAAGAGGGATCATCCGCTCGAGGGTGGATGCTTCCGGGCGCTCGTCAGTGCGGCCACACTGCTGCAGTGCTTTCAGACGAAGCTTTGGGAGGACAGCCCGTACGTGGCGAAGCAGCTGGGCCAGATTGGCCCACGGCTTGCCCGCCACCTGGCGGAGCGGGGCAAAGGAACGTTCGCGGCCATCCGCCACTCGGACCCGCGGGAAATTGAATGCATCGTGAAGAAGCCGCCACCGGTCGGCAATGATATCGTCAACTTTGTCAGCGGTTTGCCGGAGTTTACGATCAAACTGTGCAAAGTGGAGGGAGCTGCTAGCGGGCAGCCGAGCTTTACCTGTACCGTGgcacaaaacaacacgcaCTACGATCCGGAGATAGCGGTAAGCTTCTGTATGCTGGTTGGCGATTCGTCCAACCGCGTGCTGCTGCACGTGGACAACTGCACGGTGGAAAGCATTCCGGTGATGGGCTGCACGTGGCCCTTGCCGGTAAAGGACGGCAGCGGCACCCCGATCGAATCGCTCTCCGCTCACCTGATCTGCCACGAGTGGTGTGGGCTGGACTGTTCCCATACGCTATGGCTGGTGGAACGGCCACCGAGCGTGGTGAAGCACCGCCAGACGGCCATAACAAACTTCTTCCCCAACACGTCGCTGAACGAGTCAGCGATTGGCGGGGAAAAGATCGCCTTACCTTCTGCGCTGGAGCTATCGCGCTTGCGTTGGAATGAGACGAACGCGCACGAGGTGTCCGTAGACTTGCCAAACAAGCTTCCCTTACCAGGAGCAGCATCCCGTATGCCATTGAACACGAGCAGGTGGAACGAAAGCTGCGATGAGAGTGTCGCGTTTCGGACCTCTGTCGGCAATACTACATTGATTTCAAACAATTCCACTAAACTAGCCGATACGAGCAACGACATTTCCGCAATGCTCGATAGCCGCGTGCTGCAAAAGCCTCTTCGTTCCATCCTGAAACCCTTTTCCACGGTACCGCCCAGGAAGCCGCATGCTTTCGCACCGCTAAACATATCCCACTCCTCGCTAATGGGAAACAGTAAGCAGAAACACTTCCAAAATGCAGCGAAGCGTATCGTTACACCTGTAGCGATTCGACCGGATGAGCTGGAGTACATTTTTCAACCGGATAGATGCACCCTTAACTTTACACTTTGCAGCCCGGTAGATGATATAGTCGATTGCTTGCAAAGGTACACCATTTTTCGGGCCGATTGCTGTACGCCTCCGGACGTGCTGGTAGAGGTTCAGGTTGAGCCGGCTATTAGGGCGGAGGAGCCCAAAAGGAAGAACTTTGACCTAGGGAAGGCAGCGGATGTGTTTGTCTCGGATGAAGAGTGA